The genomic window TCAAGTCCGGGACAAAGTGCTGCAAGCGTCGAAAACGGATCGGGCGAGGGCCAGTGCAGGCGGGCGAGCGGCAGCGCCAGACCGGGCAGAACGGCGAGGCTTTCGCCGGCTTCCGGCAGGCGCGCGGCCTCGGCCGGATCGACGGGCAGGAGCGCGAAATCGATGACCGCCTCCGGCAGGTGGTCGATGGGGACGAGGCCGGTCCCGCGGATTTCGATCAATCCCGCGGTCGCCGCCGGGGCTGCAGCCACCACCGTGCCGTTGAAGGCCGAAATCATGATCTGGTCATCGGCGATCAGGCTTGCATGAAGGCCATGCAGCCGTCCCGCCCGTATCAGCGAGAGCGCGAGCGCGCTTTTGCCGGCGCCAGAGGGGCCGGTGATCAGGATGCCGGTCGCCCCAAGCACGATTGCCGTCGCATGCAGATTGGTCGCGCCGGTCATGATGCCTTGCCGATGGCCGCCGGCAGGGTGAGCGTGAAGCGTGCGCCCCTGACCTCGCCGGTTTCCGGATCGGTGACGTTTTCCGCCGCAAGCGTGCCGCCATGGGCCTCGGCGATCTGGCGCGAGATCGAAAGACCGAGGCCGGAATTCTGGCCGAAGGCCTCGCCATCCGGCCGGTCGGTGTAAAACCGCTCGAAAATGCGCTCCAGCGCATCGGGCCGGATGCCGGGGCCATTATCGGTGACGGTGACGGTGATCTGTGCCCTTGTGCGGGTCAGCGCCACATCGACGCGGCCGGTCTTCTCGGGCACGAAGGACCGGGCGTTTTCGATCAGATTGGTGACGATCTGGCCGATGCGCAGATCATGCCCGATCGCCTCGAACGCGGTCTTGCCGTGATTGCCGGGATGGGCGGTGAATCCGATCTGCACCTTTTTGTGGCGCTTGCTGGTCTCGCGAGAGATCTCCACCAGGTCGGTGAGCAGCGCCTCGACATCGAAGCGTGTGGCATCCTCGCGGGCAAGTTCGGCATCGAGCCTGGAGGCGTCCGAGATATCGCTGATCAGCCGGTCGAGGCGGCGCACATCGTGCTGGATGATTTCGGTGAGCCGGGCCTTGGACTCCTCTGTTTTCGCCAGCGGCAGCGTCTCGACCGCGCTGCGCAGCGAGGTCAGCGGGTTTTTCAGCTCGTGGGCGACATCGGCGGCGAAACTGTCGATCGCGTCGATCCGGTCATAGAGCGCCGTGGTCATCTCCCTGAGCGCTGTCGACAGATGGCCGATTTCGTCCTGGCGGGCCGAAAAATCCGGGATTTCCTCACGCTCGCGCGGTCCCCCGCGGCGCACCCTTACGGCGGCTTCGGAAAGCCGGCGCAGCGGATTGGCAATCGTCGAGGACAGCATGAAGGAGAGGATCATCGTCACCAGCGCCGTGACCCCGAAGACGCGGATGATCGCGATCCGCTCGGCATGGACGATCTGGTCGATATCGCCGGCCTGGGTGGACAGCAGCAATACGCCGAGGACCGCGCGAAAACGCTGGATCGGCACGGCGACGGAGACGATCAGCTTGCCCTTGTCGGTGACGCGCACCACGGCGGAACGCTGGGCATCGAGCGCCTTGACGACTTCCGGGTAGATCGAGCCGTCGCCGCCCGGCGCCTCCTCGTAGCGCGG from Martelella sp. NC20 includes these protein-coding regions:
- a CDS encoding HPr kinase/phosphorylase — encoded protein: MTGATNLHATAIVLGATGILITGPSGAGKSALALSLIRAGRLHGLHASLIADDQIMISAFNGTVVAAAPAATAGLIEIRGTGLVPIDHLPEAVIDFALLPVDPAEAARLPEAGESLAVLPGLALPLARLHWPSPDPFSTLAALCPGLEEGRPARPRFADY
- a CDS encoding sensor histidine kinase, with the translated sequence MRWVLASTVFSSLNWRILFFNLLALFFLVGGILYLNQFREGLIDARVESLLTQGEIIAGAIASSASVETDTMTIDPQKLLELQAGESARPTTSDEDLRFPLNPEKVAPILRRLISPTRTRARIFDPDANLILDSRYLYSRGQVLRYDLPAASVDDSESVSNKLGNLMNRFLQPGNLPRYEEAPGGDGSIYPEVVKALDAQRSAVVRVTDKGKLIVSVAVPIQRFRAVLGVLLLSTQAGDIDQIVHAERIAIIRVFGVTALVTMILSFMLSSTIANPLRRLSEAAVRVRRGGPREREEIPDFSARQDEIGHLSTALREMTTALYDRIDAIDSFAADVAHELKNPLTSLRSAVETLPLAKTEESKARLTEIIQHDVRRLDRLISDISDASRLDAELAREDATRFDVEALLTDLVEISRETSKRHKKVQIGFTAHPGNHGKTAFEAIGHDLRIGQIVTNLIENARSFVPEKTGRVDVALTRTRAQITVTVTDNGPGIRPDALERIFERFYTDRPDGEAFGQNSGLGLSISRQIAEAHGGTLAAENVTDPETGEVRGARFTLTLPAAIGKAS